DNA sequence from the Gemmatimonadales bacterium genome:
CGCTCGAGGGCGGCACGAAAGAATGACATGCCCGCGTTGATCGCCGGCGGCAGCCCGGACACGTCTCCCCACCAGTAGAAGGTGCCCTCGGGCTCCAGGTCGAATCGCACGCCCGCCGCTGCGAGTCCCTCCCCCAGAACCCGCCGCTTCCGCATGAATGCCTGCCGGATCGCTGCCGCCTCGGCGCAGGCCACGGCCGGCGCCAGAAGCGGGATGGCCGAGCGCTGCAACGGCTTGCTGCCACCGCCGTCGAGGAACGAGCCGCTGCTGGAGACCGCTTCGATCACCGGCTGGGGACCGACGATCCAGGTGGTGCGCCAGCCGGGATAGCGCCAGTTCTTGGTGAGGCCGTCGAACAGCACCACCGGATCGGCGTCCACGTCCTCGACGTGACGCGCGGCGGAGACCATCCCGAAGCCGTCCTCGCTCCCGGTCCAGAGGTAATGGGAGTAGAACTCGTCGATCAGCAGCGTGCACCCCACCTCGCGCGCCACCCCGACCCAGCCCTCGAGCTCGGCGCCCTGAATCACCTTGCCGGTAGGATTGCAGGGATTGGAGAGGAGCAGTGCCGAGAGCCCGCGGCCGGTGATCTCGCGCTCCAGCTGCTCGAGGCTGAAGTGGTAGCCGGTCTCGCCCTCGAGCAGGATGGGGATCGAGGTGAAGAGCTTGAAGATGTCGAGCAGCTCCTCGTACGCGGTGTAATCGGGCAGAAAATGACCCAGGTTCACCTCGCCCAGCGCGGCAACGGCGCGGGTGAGCGACGCCCGCCCGCCACCGCAGATGCAGACGTTCCGCTCGCTGTACTGCGAGCGCTTTCCCTTCCGATATAACTCGTTGTACAGCTCGGCCACCGCCCGGCGCAGCTCCCAGATGCCGGGGATCGGCGCGTACTCCTGGTCGTCCACGCCGATCTCGACCTGGTGGACCCGGGGTGGGGCCCCAGGCAGCGGGCCGGTCTCCGGCTGTCCCTGGCCCAGATTGCACCAGTCGGGGTGACCGTAGCGGAAGCCACGCCGCGCCGCTTCGGCCATGACGAAGATGACGCCGGTGAAGGGGACCGGCCGGAAGCCTGGGATGACGGGACTGGTCATGGGCGTGAAAACTAGCGGCGCCGGGAAGCGGCGGCAGGCGGAGAGCAGCTCCCCTTGCGTCACGATGGGAGCGTGCTAGACTCCGGGAGATCCCGAGCCGGAGCGCCCATGGACGACCTCGATGTCAGCCTGATGCGCGGCACACTGGACCTGCTCATCCTCAAGGCGCTGAGCTGGGGCCCGCGGCACGGCTACGCCGTCGTCGAATGGATCCAGCAGGCCACCGACGCCACGTTCCTCATCGGGGAGGGTACGCTGTATCCGGCGCTCCACCGGCTCGAGCGACGCGGGTGGATCACCGCGGAGTGGGGCGTGTCGGACAACAACCGCCAGGCCAAGTATTACAGCATCGCGAAGGCCGGCCGGGCCCGCCTCCTGGCCGGCACCACGTCGTGGCACCGCTTCGTCGAGCTCGCCGGACGCGCGCTTCGCGCCACGGCTGCGGTGCCGACCTGATGGCCGGCTTCCGGCTGCAGCATGGCCCCCAGCGCGTCGCGCGGGATGTCGAGGCGGAGCTCGCCTTTCACCTCGATATGCGGGTCCAGCGGCTGATCGAGCGCGGCCTGGACCCCGCAACGGCTCGGGCTCAGGCGCTCCGGCAGTTCGGCGACTGGGACCAGGTCCGCGGCGAGCTGCTCGCCATCGACGCCCAACGGGAGAAGACCCTGCGGCGCGCCAACTACCTCGCCGAGTTGCGGCAGGACACCGTGTACGCCGTGCGCGCGCTGCGTCACAACCTCGGGTTCGCCCTGGTCGTGGTGCTCTCACTGGCCATCGGAATCGGGGCCAATACGGCGATCTTCACTCTGATCGACGCGCTGCTGCTCCGGCCGCTGCCGGTGCCTGACGCCGATCAGCTCGTCGTCATCGGCGATCCGCGCCGCACCA
Encoded proteins:
- a CDS encoding pyridoxal phosphate-dependent aminotransferase, with amino-acid sequence MTSPVIPGFRPVPFTGVIFVMAEAARRGFRYGHPDWCNLGQGQPETGPLPGAPPRVHQVEIGVDDQEYAPIPGIWELRRAVAELYNELYRKGKRSQYSERNVCICGGGRASLTRAVAALGEVNLGHFLPDYTAYEELLDIFKLFTSIPILLEGETGYHFSLEQLEREITGRGLSALLLSNPCNPTGKVIQGAELEGWVGVAREVGCTLLIDEFYSHYLWTGSEDGFGMVSAARHVEDVDADPVVLFDGLTKNWRYPGWRTTWIVGPQPVIEAVSSSGSFLDGGGSKPLQRSAIPLLAPAVACAEAAAIRQAFMRKRRVLGEGLAAAGVRFDLEPEGTFYWWGDVSGLPPAINAGMSFFRAALERQVICVPGEFFDVNPGKRRSGRPSRFRNYVRFSFGPEERSVAEGVRRIQELVRAAAVSGPASP
- a CDS encoding PadR family transcriptional regulator, with the protein product MDDLDVSLMRGTLDLLILKALSWGPRHGYAVVEWIQQATDATFLIGEGTLYPALHRLERRGWITAEWGVSDNNRQAKYYSIAKAGRARLLAGTTSWHRFVELAGRALRATAAVPT